The following is a genomic window from Homalodisca vitripennis isolate AUS2020 chromosome 5, UT_GWSS_2.1, whole genome shotgun sequence.
gatcgataaaaattttagatgactgactaatggtggaaaaatctatattgaaatcaccagacaaaacaatccatctgtcaagatggatacaggtttccaagcAATGCTGAGAtcgatagaaaaaaatcatttatttcagaaatgctctgatttaggtggtctatagacacatataaaaataatactatttgccTTCAGACTCAACTCTAACACCACACAACTCACAAACACCCTCAATCGAGAACTCAGacatatcaatttcataaaacttaagtagttccttaactaaaatacaaactCCTCCTCTTTTTAAGATAGAACGACAGTAACCCCCGAAGCAATACAGTAGCCAGGCATGCTGAAAGAGTCTAGtccgctttattaaaaaaatgctcagagatacaaagcaaatctgGGGAGTACAGATCAAGTAAAACTTCAATTTGAGGCATTTTTGCCTTGGCACCCTGCACATTCTGATGGATAACTCGGAGACTTCGTAATAGAGGCCTGCCCACCAAAGAAcaattaccattcattaaaacactATCCACTCTCGCGGCAAACAGCCCTCAAAAAACAGTCATTCTCAAGAGGATAGGTGTCTTTCGGCACTGTATCCGACATAACTGGGAGTGATTCGGACATATAGTTATATGAGAGAATCTCGGTTAATTAAGACAGGAATAGGAGAGGTTTGGGAGCTACAATCAACAGGCATCATGTTAAAAAGGAGAGTTATAATAATGTTCATACTTTTACAGTTTGTCTAACAAATTTATCCATAACTTAACTCTTGTATCATTATTATGCTGCAgtgtaaacataataattattgattaaaatcgtattacagtaaatggttgtaataAATGTTGGTATCTACTCTTGATATTATATGTCTACATTTTATAGTTagcttacaaatattaaatttgtggaaaaatttcatttattaactaatgtattagtgaaattattaataacagcACATTAACTGTGATTATTGcattttactgtaaatacaaaTTACACATACTAagaatattgaaagttttatgCAATGACTGATAATGAATGaccttttactttttattattagataaattacACAATGTTGGTGGATATCTGTTCCTAAGAacgttttcctttttaaaaatcgGATGCTTATCTACTTACTGTAGTCATAATCTAGTAATACAGCATCGTTTTGTAAACAGATTGTTTCTAAACTACTTCTGATAACCAAAGTAATCTGGAAGAAAACAAACATTCATCAGTTAAGTACAACAATGCAATGTTATTACAGTACTTATGAGATGGACTGATAAACAGTTAACAGCAATATTTTCAGAACCCTAATGTTgctaatttctgttttaaaaagtttgaaaactacTCATGTACTATCAGCAACTATACATTTAGATTTTGGTCATTTATGCACCTGAAGTGCCAACCTTgtgtaaataactaacataaagTTCTCCCCTTAGAAAACTAAGTACTAGGCGCAGAGCCATTGAAGTTTGCCAACCTACTTTTCAGGAAAAACATTAAAAGACCATACAAGAATACAGTATTCAGCAGCTGATGAGTACACCAGTGACAATTATATAACTACAACactaaaaacttaaactaaacTTAACTAACTTAACTTAGTTATAAAACTTGTGCACTTGCTCCCTGTGATAATCTAACCATATGGAGtataatattggttctgatttTATTCAGCCTTTGCTGCTTAAGTGACAAGGCTTATTTACTTGtataataactctaaaattgttaattttaacttcataTAACACAGTGTATGCCATAAATAAAATAAGctgtattataagtattttatgattttcagCCACAGCGCattagaaaaaagaataagttgTTCTTTGATGACGAcgttgtaaatatattaactcCAAGAACCAAACGTACACCAGGAAAATCTCCTGCTAAAAAGCAGGCAATATCGTTTAAAGGACCTCGACCTATAAAAGCTGAAGAACCTCCACCTAAATCTGATAGGTAAGCTGAAATTTTATTTGCTATCATACTGGGTTTTAACTCTTGTAGTGTGTCATCATTTTGTAGTTCACTGCCCAGAATTACAAGCATCCTTAGGGGTGTTGTACCAAATTgcctgtttctttttttatgtaaaaataatttattaattttgttttgtactaaTTGGGTGTGTATCTAAGGAGAGAACTTAGGGGGCTAAAGCCTTTCccgaaattttcaaaataaacattaaaattgcacccagcaatttgttttaaactagAACACATTTATCAGATCATAAAGCTAAACAATCTCCTGTGGGAAGATGCCCAACCCCGTGTTGTTGtaggatattttatatttcctaaaccaCTCAGTGTATCACCCCGTCGGATATAATTTACACCACTGATTCACTACATGAATGTGAAGTATTAATGTGTGCGATTAAGCTATAGGTAATGTTGAAAGTACTGTAATCTTaccatttaaagaaattttaattttctgtgttaaaataatgaataaaattattaataatttgccaTATATATTACATAGGTTATATGTAcatctaattatttataaatttcattttcagcCCAGATCGTAGATTATGTCAGAAAATTGGCATGAGATTAAGAAATCTCCTCAAGTTACCGAAAGCTCATAAATGGGTCTGCTATGAGTGGTTTTACAGCAACATTGATAAGTAAGTATTCAATCAatccaaatttataattatgttaaataccaccttaaatatagttttacactAGAAGGAActtatttaaattccaaaacattaaaacaatctTGTTTTAGAGGGAATGATAAAACTCAGATGTATTAGATGAATCATGAATATCCTgtgttactatttaaattaaactgattttttaGAAAGGTTAATTCAGGCATCAACATTGTAAATTGTAGTGATTTGGTGTTTGGCCCACTAATTGCAGCAATGGGTGATCACAGATAAAAATCACTTTATTGGTGTATTTGTggattttttaacagtttttatgttaTGCTGATCGGAACTGTGTGAATTGACCTCCATGTTCCTGTGAATTGTTTGTCTTATAATCTATTCCAGATgccaatttatattgtttttaaactgtgATGTTAAGTTTACAAATGACATTGACAATTTATGCCGAGAGCTAAATTCATCACTCTATGCTTTGTGAAGGACCCATGTAACAGCTGCATGTAACAAGCACTCTTGAATCTACCAAAATAGCAAGCATACTATGCACTGTTCGAAAGTTATCTCAGGTTTGGAATAGCAGCATGGGGAGGCACAACTCAATTTAACCTATTGAATGTCCTCAAAATTCAGAGGAAATCAATATGGTTCATGGGCAAACTAGAAACTAGAGAAAGAAGAAGCAAAGCTACTTTTAAAGAATTGGATATATTGAGAGTGACTTCCCTATATATTCTGGAAACGATATTGTTCTGGTTATCAAAAGATCTTCCTCGAAGTGGTGATCTTCATGAGCGTAATACAAGACATGGTCAAGACTTCCCACTACCTCCTCACAGAACAGctgtatttgagaaaaaaaaaccaaCCTACTATGCCGGAAAGAAACTCTTTAATGCTTTGgcagaagaaattaagaaaaatcaAAACAGCCACATAAAAATGAAGACAAGAATAAAGAAAGAACTGGCTCTTGCAACGAATCATCTACAAAGTGGAAGAATTTTTCTGGAGACAAGCAACGTAACTAATATCAActtgaacttttatattttattactatgaaaCTTTCATTAATTGACGCTacttaaagattatcaataaagatTTTCTTATTTCTGTCATTTATGAAGTAATTGTTATTGAAAGTTTTGCTGTTTTGTTGTATGCTTCACTGTGTTCTCCAGTTTGAAGAATCAGATGATCCATCACTAAAAGTCAAGTGATATCAGATAATTTTTGAAAGATTATATTATTGAAGGAAGGATATTTCTGAACATTCACCAccatacaaaaaatcagtaactcatttttgtatcactgaacattGGCAAATGTCAGGCGAATTCTTTTTCCTACATAGTCCTATTGTCTAAACCTAACTTCAAacttaatattatagtaaagtattacataaatacatcagattttcaagtttttatttaatacataataagtTTTGtaggttatatttatatatttcacacAATATCCCATTAAAACTTATGAACCATGTTCATTTTCCTTCAATATATGCCCCAAACATTTTGTGTAACAATGTATTTATGCCAATAGCTATGATTATAATTGGTGAACATTCATTCTTATTGCTCTTTTATTTTGAGCATATTAATTAAGGCATAGGTTAGcagtttattattattcagtgaatttattttataattcagttaCTAAATAAAAGTGGATAAGTTTACAATTTCATATTAACCTTAATAATGTCgtggaatatttttaatctacAGTAAATGGTTTaccatttttaattgttatttttcagagCACTTTTTTCGGGTGACAATGATTTCATAATATGCCTGAGAGAATCCTTCCCGCAGCTGAAGACCAGGCGACTGAGCCGAGTTGAGTGGTGCAAGATGAGGAGAATGATGGGCAAACCTAGGAGATGTTCTCAGGTACATAACAAAATAACTGTTGTAGCATTTGTACAGGAAATTGAACTTCTAACCCTTTGATTACCAAGAGCATACTTAATCGGCTCCCAAGTAATTCCGAGAAATGCCAGAGGCTGGTATCTGTGAAAAGTTCAGAGGgccaactaaattatttttttaaatatttattatcctgGTACTTAAAATATGACATATGCCATTGTACTTAGTCTCGTTTTATGCATAATAAATCGCATAAAGTTATAAGTCAACTTATTTATGGATGcacattttaaacacttatacagatacttaattttttgaaacttGATATATATGTTCCTATTTAcatagggaacaataaaaaaggtGCTTACAGATAAATTGatatcataaaattacattttttatttcaaacttaaaaactttaaaaatgttattattttgtgttgccttctttttttattaaacatttcaacagattttatcatttgaataaatatagCGTTGTTATAGTGTACACTTCCttctacataataaaacaaaattcatctcattatgtttttttgCTTTGGCACCAGCTAAGTAATTACAACAATTaagtaacatttttgaaacaatgtTCTATTCTTGTGTCTCAGGCATTTTTCACTGAGGAGAGAAGAGAACTGGAAAACAAGCGTACAAAAATAAGACTGCTCCAACAACGAAAGATGAATGACTTCTCCAGTTGTAAAGACTTGCCAAATGAGATCCCGCTGCAGCTTGTGATCGGGTCGAAGGTGACGGCTCGGCTGCGGAAGCCTCAGGATGGGCTGTTCACTGGCAGCATAGACGCAGTGGACACATCTAACAACACCTACCGCATCACCTTCGAGAGGCCGGGCCTGGGAACACATTCTGTTCCTGACTACGAAGTGCTTGTAAGTAACAACGTTCTTGAAGATTTCTTCCAGGATAGTAATTGGATCCTGCAGGATagcacttctggctggtttataccttccagttgaacctaccactgggcacagcaaaaaccgacatgttacttaaatctgggtaaccttatggattttctgaaataaaaagtgttgaatacaTTGCAGTATACATGTAACTATGTCTAACCCTCTAGCATTGCTAATCAAgggaaaaatgtatttcaaaatatgtttttgattataataaacacacattacatgcataatattttacataaatacttcTACATTAATTCAGTAATATATTCTGgtaataatgaaaaagtttaaataacatatatatatatatatatatatatacatgtttatatatatatatatatatatatatatatatatatatatatatatataaacatagatcttcttacaataaaatagtacagaaattctttttaattttcttatttacaaatgaagaaaaaaatttgaGACGATTTGAAAGATAACAAACTTTCAGATATTTTCCATCGTAAtttatgttataacattttattttgaaaacttaaatgtCCGCTTCTTCAGAAGTAAAAATCTTAGATTTACGTAAAATTAAACATGCgcaaaaatgaaatgaaagttgGCTCTATTGGAGGCAAAGTTAGGACTTTTCTCCTCTTCCACATAAACTCAAAACagagaaactatatatatatatatatatatatatataatcaaagtttatatatatatatatatattcgtacaTAAGAACTCACTAATCTCgattaacaaaaacttatttactaaatttccaaatgcACTGAAtcaattataaacacaatttggTTGTTTctcttacataattaaataacaactgCCAAATAAAATGTAGCATAAGGCAAAGCTTAATAATATAATTCGCAATATATGAATATTCAATCAAATGACACTTTAATGTGTgtctatttataaaactaatgttattGCTACAATATTTAACAGTGATAGTAATGTGGAAATGTATGTTTCAGTCCAATGAACCTCCGGACACGATGTCAATGAGCAGTTTCTCCGCACTGTTCCGACCACGACTGGCACCCCCCTCTATCACCCCCATCGCCCCCAAGCCTGCCCCCTCTGCCCCAACTAGTCGACACACCCCTGACCCCATGTTGTCAGCTGTCAGCTGCAAACCCAAGGCTGAGAGTGTCGTGGTCGGCTGCTTCCCCTATAAGGCGCTTGAGAAAATTGTAAGTTCTACACcaattgtaactttaaaatagacaaaaatagAAATGCCGTacatttttttccatgaaataaaaatcattttgtaattaagaatttttggatttaaaactaAACCACATTCTATAAACACAAAAGAATATtgatatagttatttatttcaaaagttaattATTTCCAACTTTAGGTAGATTCAGTAACAAATAtcactttttatatattgaatatgtgtacatttattttaaaattcccagATTCTTTTGTTTACAGAAATATCTGAAAAAATTGGGTTTAAATATAGTGAATGGTTCCGTGATGGCCTGGATGATCCTACATTCTGTATCAGGGAACCATTACTAACAAGCACAtaagttagttatattttatcctacagtattataaatttatatgatacTATCCATGTATTAGGATTTGGTCCTTTCCAgtctatttatttgtatattcgattcaatttatataattgcACATAAATGCTAATACACTCTGGATccacttattaaaaaataaaaagatattgccaaaactctttgtttaaagtttgtttttgacgatgaaaggattattaaggaaacaggatttttctggacatttgccatcgttcagttaacccttcaacgcgttttgccgtactaggtacgtcatgacacttttacttgagatcgcgttttgccgtactgagtacgtcatggagtagtcggttatttttgtagctgtaacagacgactaccgaatgttttcaatgaaaaatgtataccaatcgaaaggagaagattcaaactttcgattaattgagtcgatatctcgaaaaatcgatctttagaaaaaatatctgagaaatcagctgcattcaagacgacgtcattgccgtgcagccgatcgtttgtcagcttacgtttgttgttgtttacagtcattgttagtgtgatggttatgttcaactgacatatttttgtgtgttttacgttcctttgtttagttattattattagttttacaagctaactatattgttttgaagaaggaaatcccgttttgacaggaacaatttgttgtgttttataaacatgagttggggatggtttgtaggttagctagcttttagggaaattaacctaaagtaggttaattttgtttaatttggctaattttaaacactaacaacatagaagtataataaaataattataaacttgggtaatttgcttatattatttataaaacacaaaatctctaaaaaaaccgccagaaaaatcaacgcaggagggagtatgaccatgaaaaaaaataacgcgttgaagggttaaacaaaaaatcagtaacactacgtttctagatctgcaatctgatctcttcttcaggtaaataactaacctaacaaataattacaaactagggtgaaataaagaaatcatgtcagagcgttgtggcacgcctaagtcaggaatcacaaccaccatgttgtgtgtcaacttcactaactctaaaacatgcacttaataaaaaataaacacaacactaatcgaACAGTGGCGATCGGAGGCAATTGGCTTCGACCCATATGTAAGATgtattgagaaagatttcatatttagattttaaattttgtatgaaactttttTCAACATAGACAGGAATGAGTGTCCATGGTGCATGGACAAGAATTTGTGCATGTGAAtccatgggatttgcctgagcgttgtttaagcctatcactcagtatgtTGGCAACATTTCTCTTCCATCAGTCCCGgaactgtaataatttatttactgtctgatTGTCTGCAGGGAaatcttaagaatgaaatgagctttaaattttaaattttgcgtaCAACTTTAGCAAAGCCTACAGGGCATTTGATCTGGCATACGGGTACACACTGGGCTTTCGTAAAGCATGTCTTGCTCCTAGTGGGTatacgttgctatgcatttccttattgtgtttgtattgtttgcctgtcttggtggtttgttaaaagTGATTCCGCACTTAAATAAACACCTTAGACTAACGTTTACCCCGTCGGTGcacaattgtttaattttgttagttaCCCCTTGGGTTATACAAAGAAACGTTGAAAAAAACctagtgaaataaattttgttgtgcAAAATATCGAAGCCTACATACATTTC
Proteins encoded in this region:
- the LOC124361783 gene encoding protein lin-9 homolog, which produces MWKNSKNINMADELENESAQALLTFKNGGIKFDPEPEIKMETEDVLGPLGLRRVGSELPPRSPQPGLILNRRGMPQRIRKKNKLFFDDDVVNILTPRTKRTPGKSPAKKQAISFKGPRPIKAEEPPPKSDSPDRRLCQKIGMRLRNLLKLPKAHKWVCYEWFYSNIDKALFSGDNDFIICLRESFPQLKTRRLSRVEWCKMRRMMGKPRRCSQAFFTEERRELENKRTKIRLLQQRKMNDFSSCKDLPNEIPLQLVIGSKVTARLRKPQDGLFTGSIDAVDTSNNTYRITFERPGLGTHSVPDYEVLSNEPPDTMSMSSFSALFRPRLAPPSITPIAPKPAPSAPTSRHTPDPMLSAVSCKPKAESVVVGCFPYKALEKIVRLNKILNIKRSRIDQLREMNTEAERRKSFGEAIAEDFQKRYANKVIELEHLNVHLREILASVQKYCQELAPEASLAAMLLPSQIQEQSLLEAKQMVLRYNHTAKDQNVVDLITNLTSLMLQVKNLSEGERSAYEVEVLNTSMEQIRLKLHQSNRHVFENCVEVHMRHIQTGLTGPLGFSL